Genomic DNA from uncultured Fretibacterium sp.:
GTGGCAAAGGCTTTTGCCACGGACCCTGTGGGTTCCGCCTCGTCCCCTTGACGACCTTGCGGCTTGGGCCATCGCCATGCGGGGGATGGACGGGCCTGTCGAATAATGTGACCGTCAAAAATCTTTGATAAACGCGCCGGGTTCTTTGTTGGAGAGGGCGTGGTAACGTGGAAGGGAGTCGTTCAGCGATATGGCTGGTATGGATAAGCTTGCCGTTCTCGTCAACAGCTTTGGTTCATCCGTGATCTCCGTGGGGCGGGAGGTAGGGTTGGACATCTCTTTGAACAAGGCCCAGGTCTCCCCGGGGGTCAAGGTAGCCAATATATGCGCGGCCTCGCTGATCGGGATCGTGGGTAGCGGAACGCACGGAACGGCGGTCATCATGCTCGACGAGGTCGGGTTCAAGGCCGTCGTCTCGGCGATGTCGGGCGGCATGATCGCAGCCGACCTGAACGACTCCGTCTCCATGAGCGTGATTGGAGAGCTTTCCAATATGGTTAGCGGTCGTTCCCTGATCCAGGCTGCCCTTGCGGAGGTGGACGTGACCCCCCCTCAGTTGATCGTCGGGGACAACATCCAGAACGTCCCGACCCAGGCCGCCGGGGTGAAGTGCTTTACGCTTCCCTTTTCCCTGCAGCCGACGGGCGTGCTCTATCTGGTGCTCTCCTTCAACGCCGCCTGATGCGAGCCGCTCCGAGGGAAGGGACCGCCGGGGAACGGACGCCCGGGGGGCCATCCTCGGATTCCGGCCCGAGGCAAAAAGTAAAAAGTGTGGGGCGGCGCGGCTCGGTGGGCCCCGCCGCTTTTTCGTTGTCAATAAAAGCGCTGGCTTAATCGGTGCTTCCTTGATGTCCGGACGGAGGATGTGGTGAGAGTGCGGAAACTTTTGTGCGTGCTGCTGGCTCTGTGTCTGTCCCCATCCCTTGCGGCCGATGCGGGGGTCGTGCTGGTCCTCTCCGGAGGCGGAACCCGCGGGTTTGCCCATATCGGGGTGATCGAGGCCTTGGAGGAGCGTAAGATCCCCATCGTCGGCATCGTCGGGACGAGCATTGGCTCCCTGATCGGCGCGCTCAAGGCCAGCGGATACGATGCGGCGGAGATGCGGCGGATCGTCGGAGATCTGGACCTTCCCTCCCTGCTGGCGGAGAACACGGGGCCGATGTTCGTCTTTACGGGAAACGACCGGAGGGCCAGGACGAGCACGGTGTCCGCCCTGACCTACAAGAAGTCGGGCCGGCAGCGGGGCCCCCTGGGGATCCTTACGGGGGACAAGCTCTATCAGTATTTTACACAATTGATGCGGCACGTGACCGTAACCGACTTCTACGACCTCCCTATCCCCTATGCCGCCGTGGCGACGGACATACGGACGGGGGAGAAGGTCGTGCTCCGTGGAGGCAGCCTTCCCTCCGTGATGAGGGCCTCGATGTCCATTCCGGCCCTCTTCGAGCCCTGGGAGATCAACGGTCGCCTCCTGGTGGACGGCGGACTGGTCTCGAACCTGCCGGTCGATGCGGCCAGGGAGCTGTTTCCGGGCATCCCCGTGATCGCCGTGGACGTCTCGGATTCCCCGTCCCAGGACCGCGTGCTCAACTCCTACATCGACGTCATCGATCAATCCCTCACAGTCATGATGCGGAGGACCACGAGCGAGGAGGGAAAACACGCGGACCTGCTGATATCCCCCAAGGTCCGAAGTTTCTCGTTCCTCGATTCCTCGAGGGCGGGCGACATTATCGAGCGCGGCCGGGAGGCCGTCCTGCCCCATATGGCTGAGGTCGCCAGGCTCTCGGACCTCGGCCCCGGACTCCTGGACCTGAACGGGACCCGGTTTGCCTCCAATGTCGTCGGGGATGTCCAGGTCGAGGGCCTGCCCGACAAGATGGCCTCGGATCTTCGCAAGCGCTGCCTTGTCTGGATCGGCAGGCCCGTGGATCGGGACAGGATCGATTATGTGGTCCAGCGCTTGACGGAGTCCCCCAGTATCGCCACGGTGGATTATCAGCTGGGGCGTACCGCATCGGGGGACGCGTTGGTTCGGCTGGACGTGCGGCAGAGCCCGGAGCTCGAGATCGGGGTATCCGGCTATACGACGAACCTGCACCACAACCGCTGGCTCTACGTCAAGGGTGTGGCCCGTGGCCTGTTCTCGGATTACGACAACCTCTCGGGGGTTCTGAGGCTCGGCGAGCAATGGGGGATCGATCTTTCCTACCAGACGGCGCCCGAGTCCATGAACGCGTGGGAGATCAACCTGACGGCGCATAACTGGAGGATCGACTCCGCCGACGGGATGCGGGACTGGGACCGTTATGCCCTGGGGGTGAACCGGCTCTTTCGCTGGGGGGACGTCCGCCTGGGGGTGGGGTTGGCGTACGAGCACGTGGAGGGGACCCGCGGAGCGAGCGGCGACGGGCACAACGCCGTGGGGCCGACCTTCTTCGCCGCCTACGATACCCTGGACATCCCGGGCGACCCCACGAAGGGCCATGCCTGGCGGCTCAACGCGTGGTGGCCTAACCTGGAGGAGCTCAACTACCGGCTCACCTACTTCAAGCCCCTCGAGGTCGGCGACAACTGGCGGACGTACTTCCGGCTGGGCTACGCGGAGGGGGACATGGATTTCCGCAGCCACGCCGCCTACCTCGGGGCCGCCGAGGAGCTCTATTCCGTTTCCTCGCGCCCCGTGGAGGCGGAGCGCATGGTCTGGGCCAACGTGGCCTTCCGGAGGATTCTGAACCGGAGCGTTCTGGGGATCGTGGCCGTGGAGCTCTTCGGGAGCTACGGCTATGCGATGGACAGGGGATACGAAAAAATCGCCTCCCCCTGGGAGGTCGGCCTGGCCGTGAACTTCCCGAACAACATCATCGACGCGAAACTTGCGGCGCTGTACGGGTCCGAGGAGTTCAAGGTGGGATTCTTCCTGGGGGTTCCGATCTGGGATCATTACCCCCTGCCGTAGAACGGGCGGGGCGAAGCGAAGAGGACGGCCCGGCGCAAGAGCTGCGGCCGCAGTTTTGGGAGGTCTTGTGTACGATGGCGCGCAACATCACTTCGCGGAGTGTCGATTATTCTCAATGGTACCTCGATGTCATCAAGGTCGCAGAGCTGGCGGACTACGCCCCGGTCCGGGGCTGCATGGTCATCCGTCCGACGGGCTACTCGATCTGGGAGTCCGTGCAGCGGCACTTCGACGACGCGTTCAAGAGGACTGGACACGTCAACGCCTATTTCCCGCTTCTCATCCCGAACTCCTTTCTGGAGAGGGAGGCGGAGCATGTCGAGGGCTTCGCGCCCGAGTGCGCCATGGTCACCCATGCGGGGGGGGAGGAGCTGGAGGAGCCCTTCGCCGTGCGCCCGACCTCCGAGACGGTCATCGGGCACATGTACAGCAAATGGATCCAGTCCTGGCGCGACCTGCCCGTCCTGATCAACCAGTGGTGCAACGTCATGCGCTGGGAAAAGCGCCCTCGCCTTTTCCTGAGGACCTCGGAGTTCCTGTGGCAGGAGGGGCACACGGCGCATGCGACGGAGGCGGAGGCCCGTGAGGAGACCCTGAGGATGCTCGAGGTCTACCGACAGGTCATGGAGGACGTCCTGGCCCTGCCGGTCATCCCGGGCGAGAAGACCGAGGGGGAGCGTTTCCCCGGGGCCGTGGATACCTACACCTGCGAGGCCATGATGAGCGACGCCAAGGCGCTGCAGGCCGGGACCAGCCATTTCCTGGGACAGAACTTCGCCCGGGCGTTCGAGATTCGTTTCCAGAACAAGGCGGGCGATCTGGAGGAGTGCTGGACGACGAGCTGGGGCATCTCGACGCGCTTGATCGGCGCCCTGATCATGACGCACTCCGACGACGACGGCCTGATCCTCCCGCCCCGGGTGGCGCCGACGAAGACGGTGCTGCTGCCCATATCGACGGACGAGGCGCTGCTGGACGAGTCCCTGCTGCCCAAGGCCAGGGAGTTTTCCAGGCAGCTGAACGACGCGATGGGCGGTCTTCATACCTTCGTCGACACGCAGTTCCACATGAGGCCGGGGGACCGCTTCTTCCATCATCTGCAAAGGGGCGTCCCGCTGCGGCTCGAGCTGGGGGAGAAGGACATGAAGGCGGGGACGGTCCGGGCCGTGCGCCGCGATACGGGGGAGAGGCTCGACATCGCTCACGACGTCCTGGTTCCGACGGTGACGAAGGTGCTGGAGGACATTCAGGCTTCGATGTACGCCCGGGCCAGGGCCTTCCGCGAGGAGCACACCGCCATTGCCGGGAGCTACGAGGAGCTCAAGGCGCTCCTGTCGGAGCGGGGCGGTTTTGTGGAGGCCTACTTCGCCGGTTCTCCGGACGACGAACGGCGTATCCGCGAGGAGACGGGCGGAGCGACGCCCCGCTGTATCCCCCTGTCCGACTCGAGTCGGGGCAAGTGCGTGGTCACGGGGCGGGAGGGGCGAAGGACGATCTTCGCCAAGGCGTACTGAGCTCCGACCCGGGACACCGGCTGCAGGAATGAGGAAGGGGGGACGGCCTCTCGGAACCGTTCCCCCCTCGCTTATGGGGCGGAGGCCGACGAAGCCGCCGATACCTTCCCGAGCGAGGCGGCTCGAACGAGCGCCACGTCCCGGTACGGAATCCCCAGGGGAGAGGAGGGCTGGTCATGAACTTCGACGCGACGCGCTATCGGTATCCTTCGCGCCGCACCGTCGTGTTCGGGTCCCGCGGCATGGTCGCCACGGGGCAGCCTCTGGCCGCGCAGGCGGGGCTGGACATCCTGAAAAAAGGCGGAAACGCCGTGGACGCGGCCGTCGCTGCGGCCGCCTGCCTGACCGTCGTGGAACCCACGTCCAACGGCATCGGAGGGGATTGCTTCGCGCTGGTCTGGTCGGGCGGTCGGCTTCACGGCCTCAACGCCAGCGGCCCCGCTCCGGCCCTGGCCGACGCCGGCGTGCTGCGGGAAGCCGGGCACCGGGAGGTCCCTCGGTACGGTTGGGACGCCGTTACGGTACCGGGAGCACCGGCCGGCTGGGCGGAGCTGGTGCGGCGGTTCGGGCGGCGTTCGTTTGGCGAGGTGTTGGCCCCCGCCGTCGCCTGCGCCTCGGAGGGCTATGCCGTGTCCCCGGTCACGGCGCAAATGTGGAAGAACGCCTTTCGGGCGTACTCGGGCCGGTGCGATGGCGACGCCTTCCGGCATTGGTTCGAGACCTTCTGCCCCGGGGGAAGGGCCCCCATGCCGGGCGAGGTCTGGCGTTCTCCGGACCACGCGCGGACCCTCGCGCGGATCGCGGAGAGCGGCGCGGAGGACTTCTACCGGGGGGAGCTCGCGGAGCGGATCGGCGTCTTCGCTCAGCGCTCGGGTGGCTGGCTCCGGGCCTCTGACCTGGCCGCCTACCGGCCCGAGTGGGTGGAGCCCCTGTCGGCGAACTACCGGGGGTACGACGTCTGGGAGATCCCCCCGAACGGGCACGGCATCGCAGCGCTCATGGCGCTGAACCTTCTGAAGGGGTTCGGCCTGCCGGACGAACGGGAGATGGCGGAGGTCTATCACCTGCAGATCGAGGCGATGAAGGTGGCCTACGCGGATGTCCTGGCCTATGTTGCGGATCCCCGCTTCATGTCCTGTACCGCACAAGACCTGCTCTCCGAGGCCTACGCGGACGAACGCCGAAAGCGGATCGGCGCGGCCGCGCTCGACCCCGCTCCGGGAAGGCCGCCGCGGGGAGGAACGGTCTATCTGGCCGCGGCGGACGGGGAGGGAAACATGGTCTCCATGATCCAGAGCAACTATATGGGGTTCGGCTCCGGCCTGGTGGTCCCTGGGACGGGCATCGCCCT
This window encodes:
- the proS gene encoding proline--tRNA ligase — translated: MARNITSRSVDYSQWYLDVIKVAELADYAPVRGCMVIRPTGYSIWESVQRHFDDAFKRTGHVNAYFPLLIPNSFLEREAEHVEGFAPECAMVTHAGGEELEEPFAVRPTSETVIGHMYSKWIQSWRDLPVLINQWCNVMRWEKRPRLFLRTSEFLWQEGHTAHATEAEAREETLRMLEVYRQVMEDVLALPVIPGEKTEGERFPGAVDTYTCEAMMSDAKALQAGTSHFLGQNFARAFEIRFQNKAGDLEECWTTSWGISTRLIGALIMTHSDDDGLILPPRVAPTKTVLLPISTDEALLDESLLPKAREFSRQLNDAMGGLHTFVDTQFHMRPGDRFFHHLQRGVPLRLELGEKDMKAGTVRAVRRDTGERLDIAHDVLVPTVTKVLEDIQASMYARARAFREEHTAIAGSYEELKALLSERGGFVEAYFAGSPDDERRIREETGGATPRCIPLSDSSRGKCVVTGREGRRTIFAKAY
- a CDS encoding chemotaxis protein CheX — protein: MAGMDKLAVLVNSFGSSVISVGREVGLDISLNKAQVSPGVKVANICAASLIGIVGSGTHGTAVIMLDEVGFKAVVSAMSGGMIAADLNDSVSMSVIGELSNMVSGRSLIQAALAEVDVTPPQLIVGDNIQNVPTQAAGVKCFTLPFSLQPTGVLYLVLSFNAA
- a CDS encoding gamma-glutamyltransferase family protein, producing the protein MNFDATRYRYPSRRTVVFGSRGMVATGQPLAAQAGLDILKKGGNAVDAAVAAAACLTVVEPTSNGIGGDCFALVWSGGRLHGLNASGPAPALADAGVLREAGHREVPRYGWDAVTVPGAPAGWAELVRRFGRRSFGEVLAPAVACASEGYAVSPVTAQMWKNAFRAYSGRCDGDAFRHWFETFCPGGRAPMPGEVWRSPDHARTLARIAESGAEDFYRGELAERIGVFAQRSGGWLRASDLAAYRPEWVEPLSANYRGYDVWEIPPNGHGIAALMALNLLKGFGLPDEREMAEVYHLQIEAMKVAYADVLAYVADPRFMSCTAQDLLSEAYADERRKRIGAAALDPAPGRPPRGGTVYLAAADGEGNMVSMIQSNYMGFGSGLVVPGTGIALHNRGCNFSLDPGSPNCLAPGKKPYHTIIPGFLTKDGSPVGPFGVMGAFMQPQGHLQVVSNLVDFGMNPQEALDAPRWQWIEGRTVQMERGVSADIALSLESRGHDVRMIDDPTPFGRGEIIARTSFGTLAGGTEPRTDGCVAAW
- a CDS encoding patatin-like phospholipase family protein, whose amino-acid sequence is MRKLLCVLLALCLSPSLAADAGVVLVLSGGGTRGFAHIGVIEALEERKIPIVGIVGTSIGSLIGALKASGYDAAEMRRIVGDLDLPSLLAENTGPMFVFTGNDRRARTSTVSALTYKKSGRQRGPLGILTGDKLYQYFTQLMRHVTVTDFYDLPIPYAAVATDIRTGEKVVLRGGSLPSVMRASMSIPALFEPWEINGRLLVDGGLVSNLPVDAARELFPGIPVIAVDVSDSPSQDRVLNSYIDVIDQSLTVMMRRTTSEEGKHADLLISPKVRSFSFLDSSRAGDIIERGREAVLPHMAEVARLSDLGPGLLDLNGTRFASNVVGDVQVEGLPDKMASDLRKRCLVWIGRPVDRDRIDYVVQRLTESPSIATVDYQLGRTASGDALVRLDVRQSPELEIGVSGYTTNLHHNRWLYVKGVARGLFSDYDNLSGVLRLGEQWGIDLSYQTAPESMNAWEINLTAHNWRIDSADGMRDWDRYALGVNRLFRWGDVRLGVGLAYEHVEGTRGASGDGHNAVGPTFFAAYDTLDIPGDPTKGHAWRLNAWWPNLEELNYRLTYFKPLEVGDNWRTYFRLGYAEGDMDFRSHAAYLGAAEELYSVSSRPVEAERMVWANVAFRRILNRSVLGIVAVELFGSYGYAMDRGYEKIASPWEVGLAVNFPNNIIDAKLAALYGSEEFKVGFFLGVPIWDHYPLP